A single Pedobacter sp. PACM 27299 DNA region contains:
- a CDS encoding RNA recognition motif domain-containing protein, giving the protein MVKLFVVGYPLDIQEADLMDIFSIHGNIHSIHLLTDKFTKRHKGFGFIEMEEQADADRAIAAINGMVLKGRKISVKLAEEDRAEKPRTLRENRFNSQELQGNASQATVEPFKMKRPRKLMSNTFRAEK; this is encoded by the coding sequence ATGGTAAAATTATTTGTGGTGGGTTATCCACTAGATATTCAGGAAGCTGATCTGATGGATATATTCAGCATTCATGGAAACATACACAGCATACATTTGCTAACCGACAAATTTACAAAAAGACATAAAGGTTTTGGGTTTATCGAAATGGAAGAGCAGGCAGATGCCGATAGAGCAATTGCTGCGATCAATGGAATGGTATTGAAAGGTAGAAAAATTAGCGTTAAGCTAGCCGAAGAAGATAGAGCAGAGAAACCGAGAACGCTGAGAGAAAACCGTTTCAATTCTCAGGAATTGCAAGGTAATGCTAGTCAGGCTACAGTTGAGCCTTTCAAAATGAAGCGCCCAAGAAAACTAATGTCAAATACCTTCAGAGCAGAGAAATAG
- a CDS encoding RCC1 domain-containing protein produces MNRKYNAFSILLGSTLLLSLFASSCKKSSTNEPEPVGPEVLKNTWTSMSTGQSHTVALGSDGSIWGWGHNDSGQLGTGTTTSVATPTLLSTEKTWKFINTGYEHTVAIKNDGSLWAWGGNSSGQLGTGAKGISVNTQQKIGTDNNWKQALVGGSYTIALKSDGTLWTWGSNSSGRLGNGLSTGETLVPTQVGSASDWDKLFTGNNWGASFAIKKNGTLWAWGVNQNGMLGTGDTNNQLSPVLVGGSSTYKMVAYGRARGTLAIKTDGTLWAVGRNSRGELGIGNMDTQTNWIQVGTDKNWNTVSLFARSVLATKTDGTLWGWGENVYGELGNGKINPKSTEEETLTSPTQVAGQSGVIDAVVGFNFSVIRKKNGGDVLFVAGSDMGAFHSLGKGDGTNAAILSFSGHIYLP; encoded by the coding sequence ATGAATCGGAAATATAATGCGTTTAGCATTTTGCTGGGGAGTACACTTCTTTTATCACTCTTCGCTTCATCCTGTAAAAAGAGCAGCACTAACGAACCTGAACCAGTCGGCCCTGAAGTGCTTAAAAACACATGGACTTCCATGAGTACCGGTCAATCACATACTGTGGCTCTTGGATCTGATGGCAGCATCTGGGGATGGGGACACAATGACTCCGGACAATTAGGTACTGGAACAACGACCAGTGTGGCTACTCCGACCCTGCTTTCTACCGAGAAAACCTGGAAATTTATCAATACTGGCTATGAACATACGGTTGCGATTAAAAATGATGGCAGTTTATGGGCCTGGGGCGGAAACAGCTCTGGTCAATTGGGTACCGGCGCGAAAGGAATCAGCGTCAATACGCAGCAAAAAATTGGTACCGACAACAATTGGAAACAAGCATTAGTGGGTGGCAGTTATACCATTGCACTTAAAAGCGACGGTACTTTATGGACTTGGGGCAGCAACAGCAGCGGACGCTTAGGAAATGGTTTGAGTACCGGTGAAACCTTAGTACCCACACAGGTAGGATCAGCATCAGATTGGGATAAACTGTTTACTGGTAACAACTGGGGCGCTTCTTTCGCCATCAAAAAGAACGGTACGTTATGGGCATGGGGTGTCAACCAAAATGGTATGCTGGGCACTGGTGATACGAACAACCAGTTGAGTCCGGTGCTTGTTGGCGGCAGTTCTACTTATAAAATGGTGGCGTATGGCAGAGCCAGAGGCACCTTAGCCATTAAAACAGATGGCACGCTTTGGGCAGTCGGCAGAAATAGCCGCGGAGAATTAGGGATTGGAAATATGGATACGCAAACGAATTGGATACAGGTAGGTACCGATAAAAACTGGAATACTGTCAGTCTTTTTGCACGAAGCGTATTGGCTACAAAAACTGACGGCACACTTTGGGGCTGGGGCGAAAACGTATACGGTGAGCTGGGTAACGGAAAGATCAATCCGAAATCTACAGAAGAGGAAACCTTAACCAGTCCAACACAGGTGGCAGGCCAGTCTGGAGTCATAGACGCGGTAGTTGGTTTTAACTTCTCTGTAATCAGAAAGAAGAATGGCGGAGATGTTTTATTTGTTGCCGGTTCTGATATGGGTGCTTTCCACTCTCTGGGAAAAGGTGATGGCACGAATGCAGCAATTTTATCTTTCAGCGGACATATTTATTTGCCATAA